The Calditrichota bacterium nucleotide sequence ATGTTCGCGTCCATGGCAAGCAGGCGGGCGATGGCCAGCAGCTTCTGTTGTCCATAAGAAAGGTTCTCGGCTAAAGTATCGGCTTTGTCGGCCAGAGCGACGAACTCCAACAGCGAGTAGGCCCGTTCCACATTGGCGCGCTCCGTTCTCAGCGTTTGCAGCCTGCGCACGATGGGGTCCCAGAAGGTCTCACCCACCCGATGCGGCAAGGCAACCAGCACGTTCTCCAAGGTGGTAAGCTTGCCAAACACGCGCACGTCCTGAAACAGCCGTCCGACGCCGCGCTTGGCAATCTCCCACGGCCTCTTGCCCGTGACCTCCTCCCCCCCCAGCAAGATGGTACCGGCCGAAGGCGCCAGATAGCCGCAGATGAGATTGAACACCGTGGTTTTGCCTGCGCCGTTGGGACCGATGAGGGCCGTCACCTTATTCGGGCTGAAGGAGATGGAAAGGTCCAGAACGGCAGCAACGCCACCAAAATACTTGGACACGTTCCTAAGCTCAAGCACGCGTCCGGCTCCCGTGTCCCTACTCGAATCCATACTCACCAGCCAGGCCTCGCGGTCGATAGATGACGACAAGGATGAGTGCCAGTGCATAAAGCATCATGCGTATGTTGGGGGCCACCGTGTCCGGTATGCGCAGGAACCGCAGAGCCTCCGGTAAAATGACCAGCACACACGTGCCCGCTGCCGGGCCTTTGATGTTGCCGCTGCCACCGATCGCCAGGATGGTGACAAGATACAACGACTCGGAGACCGTGAAACTGGTTGGGTCAATGTAGCGCATGTAGCCGGCAAAGAGCGAACCGGCTATGGCAGCTGTCCCGGCACCCAGGCCAAAGGCTGTCGTCTTGAAGACGAGGGGGTTCTTGCCCAACGCCTGGGAGGCAATTTCATCCTCGCGGATCGTCTTCAAGACCCGCCCGAATTGCGAGGAAGTAATGAGGTAGAAGAAACCGGTGACGAGTATGGCCAGGCTGCCACTGAGGAGCAGGTAGGAGCCGGGGGAGCCAAAGGTCAGGCCGA carries:
- a CDS encoding ATP-binding cassette domain-containing protein, producing the protein MLELRNVSKYFGGVAAVLDLSISFSPNKVTALIGPNGAGKTTVFNLICGYLAPSAGTILLGGEEVTGKRPWEIAKRGVGRLFQDVRVFGKLTTLENVLVALPHRVGETFWDPIVRRLQTLRTERANVERAYSLLEFVALADKADTLAENLSYGQQKLLAIARLLAMDAN
- a CDS encoding branched-chain amino acid ABC transporter permease, whose protein sequence is TGLFTVCHAAFYGVGAYACTLTMMHFGVNFFVALVLSILISVLLSLVVSIPTLRLRGDYFVLGTLGFQAVIFGITYNWVGLTRGPYGIPGIPIPSLFGLTFGSPGSYLLLSGSLAILVTGFFYLITSSQFGRVLKTIREDEIASQALGKNPLVFKTTAFGLGAGTAAIAGSLFAGYMRYIDPTSFTVSESLYLVTILAIGGSGNIKGPAAGTCVLVILPEALRFLRIPDTVAPNIRMMLYALALILVVIYRPRGLAGEYGFE